The DNA sequence GAAAAGACACAAATTCATCACGTTAAATCCCCCACTAAAAATGTAATATGAAAAAGAACAAGAAGTTCTACCAAAACTATGAGCAGCTCTGTTAGCAGaacgataaataaataaaaaagaaattacagTCATTAGCAACTAATCGAAAAGGAGAATTCACCATCATCTGACTCTGAATGGCTTTAACTGCCACTAAACAATTCATCCCTGCTACTACCGTTGGCTATTTTTATTCTTAATCCAACCGAGAATATTTTTAATGCTTATAATTTCAGCAAACTCAAGTTCTACATTCCCATCACAACAAATGGTATTAGCTTCAACAAGATAGTCTAGGCGATCACGAGTTACCAAGCTAATGCCAAACTGATGAGTTACAACAAACAATGTGGTATCAATATTTATCTTGATTTGATTCACTTGAGATTTACCCAAATCTTGGCACCATCTTGTGCCACACCATTTAATAGTTGTGTATTGGGCATTCTTCTATTGTTGTAGATACATATATGCTGAAGTAACCACATCATTCTCACTTAAAATCTTctcattccaaaaaaaaaaaaaaaaaaaatttcaagctTACCAAATAGCCCAACACCATGCCTTCCGTTTCCTTAACCACCAAAGCTTTAACCTGTTGGAGCCAAACAAAATTAGCCCCCAAATCTAATACCATATTGCCATTATATTTGCTTTATCCAAAAACTGAGTAGACAACAAACAGAAAATAAGACTATGAACAATCATCTCATCCTCACGCAAATAAATAGCGCAATATCGTTGAACTGGTACATGCTTCAAACTAAGTTGATACATCGTAGGAAGACACTAAGTACACGCATATCATATAAGATCTTTTACCTTTGGAGAAATTTTGAATTGCCACAAGTTACGCCAAAATCCAGAATTTCAATCACCCCACGCCCCTTAAGTTGTTGCACTAACTGATAAGCACTCTTTACCGTGTAAAAGCTTAAAATCTCCTTACTCCAATAATAACAATCATCCTTAGCCTTGTCACTCAAAGGTTTACTCAAAATAAGAAGCTTATCTCGTTCCTTAAACAAATCACAAACCACCTCCACATCCTACAGTTTGGATCTAGCTCGAAACAAACTACTCATCACCTTACCAACCAAatccaaaaatgaaaaataacatggtAACTAAGGAGCTTCCAAAATAGAGGCATTTTCTCCATCCCCAATATGCATATGGGCACCAGATATAACAAGAAACTTAGCTTCCTAAATACACTTCCAAACTAAATTAGGATTATCCCCAAAATTAGGATCAAAGTTACCATCGCTAAAATCCTATCTTCATCATCATTGATCTCTGAAAATTCCACTCAACCCGATCATAAGCTTTACTTATGTCAAGTTTAAATGCCATAAACCCATGACTCTCTTGTCGCTTTTGTTTTAAATAGTGCATCACCTCTAAGAATAAAAGCATTTTGAGTATCCCAAACTACTTGATCGAGAAGACCCTTCATCTTATTAGCTAAAACCTTAGACGCCATTTTATAAAGAACATTACACAAAGAAATAGGTCTATGATCCTCCATATTCACTAGGTTCttcttttttgaaatttgtACTATGTTTTTGAGTCATTGAGCCCCTCCAAAAACACTCCGTGTTCAAAGAAATTTTGCACCATCTGAACCACATCACGACAACCAATATGCCAAAACTATTGATAAAATTCGAAGGCATACCATCAGGGCTAATAGACTTGTTAGGTTGCATCTGAAACAGAGATTTTCAGACCGCACCCTCATCAATAGGCTCTAACAAACTCAAATTTTGGGTTGCAATCACTGTGCAtgaaataaaatcaacaaatttTTGCCAACCAATAGGTGAAGCTGTAAAAAAATCCATAAAATAATTAACCACTagcatgaaaatatttattattttgataccCTTCTTTCAACTAAAATTGTTTTTTTGCTTAGATCGTTTTTTCCAACTCTTCCGTTGGTCAAGTATATCATATAAGCCTAAACAGAGCCAACATCCTGTCAACCCCGCAACCTTTTTATACTATCCTTAGGGCATCTCCAATGGAGAAACCCAAATTTGGTGTTAAATTAACACCAAAAAACTACTATttaaacactaattttttttttcaattccaaccacaacaccaaaaaattacaccaaatattatattatattctttattattctattattttattaatataataagaatattatattcttttttattctattaggtccaatatgtgaatgtccaaCTCAAAGactactaattattgtattattgatatttaatttttttttatatttatttcaagccttatggtatttttgacaagtgttgctcaagctttgttgtatttgtgatagtttaattattggtgatAGTCCAAACTGCAAAAATTGCACCGCATCGTACCATTATTTACGGTGCGGTTTTCGCAATAttttagtttcgcggtgcgggtgtgGTTTGGAAAATTAAAAAACCTACATGTGTGgattggtttaaaaaaaatggtcaaAGACCGCAATACCCGTCCTGCGAACACccctaaattatttttttagcacacttaaaaatatataaatacaaactaatacatttataaaagttttgattaatatttatttgtctACAGTACCCACCTAAATATGGTGGGACACTGTAGATAAACCCAAAAATGATAATgcaagggaaacttacaaaaatactggaatttgggttaacttttacaaaaatactgtcacacggaatttgtttcaaaaatactgtgtttttataaaacaccagtaaaacacaaagcagtataactcaaaacaacagtagaacactagtaaaacaccagtagaacaccagtgaaacttaacacagtatactgcagtatgaaacttataaaaaaacacagtaaaaaagtaaaaaataccgcatgacagtatttttgtaaaaaaatagcaaaagttaatataccatgtaaatttatCTAATGCAATTGCCCTCTAATTCGAGATAGTTTTGGTGTAATATCACACCATAAATGATGTTTTGGAGGCACATTGGAGTTCGCCTTACATTGCTTAATTCGTCGACCAAAATTACCACTAATCTCCTTTCCCCAAATTCCAACCTTCTCACTACGatcactaatttttttattgaatgtCAAAAATAACACCATCTTTTTCAGCACTCTTTCACAATCTGATGACACATCGAATCCTTAGCCCAAGCATTTTCAATACGAAAATTCATTCGTAGAGGATTTGACACCTTCCGAACTGGGtctaaaaaaatagagaaatgctaaagggcaccagtggtgcctagcaccctcctatgtgtcaatatcgctattggtctaattaagtatcgggtcccatataatttaatataatagcttttagggagtatcgctagccaatcgcaacgcgacatgtcgcaaaggtgctaggcaccactggtgcctaatagcaatgctcaaaaAAATAGGGCAGTAGTGAGAACTAGAACCCTCCAGATTAAACAACTTTTCTTGCAGAAAGTCATCAAGCTAAAGATTGGACACCAATGCATGATCCAATCGAACCTCAGTCCACCTACTAGTGCCTCTTCCCTTTTCCCAGGTAAATTAATGACCCGTGAGAAAGCACATTATTCGAGTTATCACCAAGGAAGAGAGGAATCATCTTTCAGCTAACGAATTAAAGTCCAAGAATGCATCCTAGCTAGCCCCCCTATCTGGTTCATAATAGAAACCAGTTAACCACCAAGGTATCATACCCACCACAGTACTAAACTCCACATCTATATGACTTTTCAAGAAGTTAACTTAGCTTCATCTTGTTGTCGCCACAGTAATGCCAAACCCCCACTCCTCTCATGAACATCAACCACAAACATCCCTTCATGACCAATCTGACACCGCACCCAATTCACTGGGGTTAACTTCAGGATATCATTGAAATATATTATTCTAGTTGTCGAATTAGTTTCTCAAAACTCTTTACTAACTTCTCCAAAACAgtgagatgaaaaaaaaaattcaaaacagtttttaacttaaaaagtaatttcttatttttcatctttataGAAACTAAACCATACAGGTCCATAAGTTAAAATTtatcaaacagtctattttgttcttaattatactttttttttcaccATTTCATTTTGATGTAGTCACTTTGATTATTATCAATACTcaattgttcaaaaaaaaaatatccataTAGACTTTGCGAAATTAAAAAGATTAGATGGTGCATTTTATAAATGACATTATCAAGTACATTTCTTCAACTAAAACTTCCGCCACTCTAAGATAAGTATTGTACGaacatttcttcttcttcttcttcttcttcctcttttttttttcaattaaaaaatttaatgaagaTAATGTTGAATACAATTTCTTTCCATTGATTATGTGGATTTCTATTCAATTTCAAAGAATCAATTTTCcaataaaatgatcaacatgaaattgttaaaaaaaaaatgaagggaTTCTTATGAACTACTTTCAATTTCTCTTCTTTTATTGATGGAGGCTGGTTTTGGAGCTGTCCAATACTGCTTGTACGCTAAGAGTATCTTTACCCTCTCAAGGGGTCCATCTTCATGGTCTATAATTCTTGTACTGTATTGCATTGTATCCATAATTCCTTTCACCTTAACAATCATATCCACATCATCCCTTAAAATAACACTACCTTCTGGTCTCAATATCCTATCCATTTCTAAAAGAATATGTTCCATTTCAcatctgtaaaaataaaacaccCCAAAAAAACAAATGGTTAAAGACAAAATAAGAAGATATTAAAAAGAAAGATGTGAGGTTGATTAGTGATTACCTGTCCTGATAGATGCTAAAAACTGAATCTGCGTGAATGAAGTCGTAAGTTCTTGGATAAGTAGACATGGCCTCGCACCTACCATAACAAAACTTCACAGTAAGCTTAACTATCTCAGATAAAGAATCGTTGTGCTGAAAAAGTATGTTGTCcaatctaaataaaataatacattttaaaattGGCCTTCTCTGGATGTTAGCAACAGAAGAAACCAATCAGAAGGGCAGTGATCCCCTGACTCTTTTTCAGCTTTTTAAAACACAGCATATGCAAAATCCACTCTGGATTATTGGGATTTGGCTGCTACTGAACAGCATGAAATCCCAAACAGCTAATATGAACAAGAGAGTAAGTTGAAGAGGGCATTACCAGTTTTGGTAAGTTCCAATCAATCCACGCTCGTAAATGACACCAAGGGTATTAGTCTCTGAGTCAACAGGGATAACATTCATAACCCAAACAGGATCATTGATTAGTGCAGCAGCAAAGCCTCCCAAGTAGGAGTTCATGTCAAGCAAATTCCGGTATCTTCCTCGCTCTGCCAATTGACTGTCAATTTTTTTGTAATATGCCACTCTCTTCTTCCACAACTCTGAATTTTCCATGAAAATCTCAGGTGTAATTCCAGTCAAACTTCCACTGCTTATCCTTGGAGGCACAGAAGTCAACCTTTCTGGCCATTTAGCCACCTCACCACCTGCCACTTCTCTTATGTCTGTTACACTCGGCAGTGGGGTCAGACATTTGTCCATTTTAGTGTAcctgtaaaaaaaaatggtgaagaAAAAATAAAGTCAAATCTAACGGGCTTCCGATTTTTGTTGACTTGGCAAACTACAGAGTACAGAgtctataaaataataaaaaaagtaatccCAAAGAGAGTTTGGCATATAGGTGGACAGGTTAACAAATAAATTAGGAATATTGATGGAACAGACACCTATTGGTCTATCAAATGCTTTTGCAATCACAATGGGTTTGGTATCACACTTCCAAAGCACACTCCAGAACTAGAACTTTTAAACAAACAagctattttcaaataaaagtgGGGTTATAATTGACAAAACAAagcctaacaaaaaaaaaagtgtaaataAATTAGAACATAATAATGAAAGCCTTTTTCCTTTCACATTACCATGCTTTGTCTGGATCCTGATCTTGACAGAATTTTGGTTTCTTGAAAACCTTGCGATTCAACCTACAGTGGACATGGTTAGTTGGTTTCTGCCAAATGGCAAGATCATTTTTCTGCTTCAATTTCTTCCAGCAAAGGCTTTTGGCGACAGCCTCGATCCCATTCTGCTCAGCTTGGAGATCTTCACGAGTTCTATTCCAGCCTTTCCAGTGGTTCTCCCAATTTATGGGGGGCCCAGACAAAATCCAATATCCACCGGGACGCAGAATTCGATCAACTTCAATCAAATAAAGGCCATCTGCATAATCCAACATGTTGAGAATTAGAAACAAACAATTGTTGTCCCAGACAATGTGGGAtaagaaatacaaaaaagaTGAAAGTTTTGGTTAAGTTTGTATTATTACCATATTGGCCCCAAGGAATTAGGCAGCGAGAGCAGTGAGCCATGTCAAATGCTCTTGAAGGGTATGGAAGTCTTATGGATGCAAGAATTCCAATTAATGCAGGAACTCCTCTTTCAAGAGCAAACTGGACCTGAGCTTCATGGGTGTCCCTTGGGGCAAACGACACTGCCAAGATGTCCCTGGACAGTAGGTAAGCACCCCAGCTTGCAaccttttaagaaaaaaaaaacacatcaaCAGACATTATTAACAAATGATTTAAAAACTGAGAATTTGTACAAGCATATAAAATATGTTTCATTTGttagttaattaaataaacagaatataaaataagaataaggaAATAGGTATCTTAGAGAGTTCAGTTATGAAAGTAAGAGTAGTTGGCTTGTGTATTAAGAGATGTGACTAAAAGAAACCTGTTCTACACCCAACCcatatgaaataataataattactaaattaataaagtaaagaGTAAACTGCAagttttacttaattatttaattaatgacaTTTAACTATGAGGAAAACAGAGAGGAAATTTTTCACATTGACGAACATCTCTGCCAAAGGCTGAACCAATTGTTGGCGCTcaaattataaaacaattatACTCAAAGAATGTCAAAGTTCGTTGAGAAATGAAATGAGTCAGTCAATTCTATTATTCATTACCTAGACTTTACCACAAAGTTGTTACATGCATGACATCAACATATTTTGAATTTTGGTGTTGAAACAAAGGGTTTGGTGTCCAAAATCAAACCTGTCATTGGGTTCCTAAGCGGGCAGTTTTCACCTATAACAGACCTAAATGTAGCTTTCAAAACCAATTCTCGATATCAGTCATTTCCTAATAAGCTAATACAATAAACGGACACTACCCTAATGAATTCGCCATGTTGATAATGGGTCTTAGTCTTCTTGGATCTGACAAAGCTTGCCACAtttcattttcttcttcaataagaAACATTCATAAATGGATAACACAGCCATGTGAC is a window from the Cannabis sativa cultivar Pink pepper isolate KNU-18-1 chromosome 1, ASM2916894v1, whole genome shotgun sequence genome containing:
- the LOC115706590 gene encoding probable methyltransferase PMT15 — encoded protein: MAESNRLGRLALIRAKRFPSLYFLTSAIILCSICYFVGFYQHYKGVATSAASDVVSSSSCSPFHSNLTRIGRLDFEAHHRAEDLPLAPPTTTARRIPACAVGLSEYTPCEDVQRSLKFDREKLIYRERHCPAPEEKLKCRIPAPYGYRTPFRWPESRGLAWFANVPHKELTVEKRNQNWVHYDNGRFKFPGGGTMFPNGADAYIDDIGKLINLKDGSIRTAIDTGCGVASWGAYLLSRDILAVSFAPRDTHEAQVQFALERGVPALIGILASIRLPYPSRAFDMAHCSRCLIPWGQYDGLYLIEVDRILRPGGYWILSGPPINWENHWKGWNRTREDLQAEQNGIEAVAKSLCWKKLKQKNDLAIWQKPTNHVHCRLNRKVFKKPKFCQDQDPDKAWYTKMDKCLTPLPSVTDIREVAGGEVAKWPERLTSVPPRISSGSLTGITPEIFMENSELWKKRVAYYKKIDSQLAERGRYRNLLDMNSYLGGFAAALINDPVWVMNVIPVDSETNTLGVIYERGLIGTYQNWCEAMSTYPRTYDFIHADSVFSIYQDRCEMEHILLEMDRILRPEGSVILRDDVDMIVKVKGIMDTMQYSTRIIDHEDGPLERVKILLAYKQYWTAPKPASINKRREIESSS